From a single Bacillus pseudomycoides DSM 12442 genomic region:
- the prpD gene encoding 2-methylcitrate dehydratase — MIKTNEIKQKDAILEEITDYVLNKEVTSSEAFSTARYVLLDTLGCGILALQYPECTKLLGPVVRGTVVPNGTRVPGTSFVLDPVRGAFNIGCMIRWLDYNDTWLAAEWGHPSDNLGGILAVADYVSRVRISEGKEPLKVRDVLEMMIKAHEIQGVLALENSLNRVGLDHVLYVKVATTAVVTKMLGGTREEIFNALSHAWIDNSSLRTYRHAPNTGSRKSWAAGDATSRGVYLALTALKGEMGYPTALSAPGWGFQDVLFNKQELKLARPLDSYVMENVLFKVSYPAEFHAQTAAECAVKLHPEVKERLEEIDRITITTHESAVRIIDKEGPLNNPADRDHCLQYITAIGLLKGDIVADDYEDEVAFDPRVDELRNKMVVVENKQYSLDYLDPNKRSIANAVQVHFKDGTVTENVECEYPLGHRFRRDEAIPKVVQKFSANMAVHYSNKQQEKIHEACLNEEKLENMNVNEFVDLFLI, encoded by the coding sequence ATGATTAAAACAAATGAAATTAAACAAAAAGATGCAATTTTAGAAGAGATTACGGATTATGTATTAAATAAAGAGGTGACGAGCTCAGAAGCATTTAGCACAGCACGCTATGTGTTACTTGATACGCTTGGATGCGGAATTTTAGCGCTGCAATATCCTGAATGTACGAAACTCCTTGGACCAGTTGTACGAGGAACAGTTGTGCCAAATGGTACACGTGTACCAGGAACATCATTTGTACTTGATCCAGTACGCGGTGCTTTTAATATTGGATGTATGATTCGTTGGCTGGATTATAACGATACATGGCTTGCTGCAGAATGGGGACACCCGTCTGATAATTTAGGTGGAATTTTAGCTGTTGCAGATTATGTGAGCCGCGTTCGTATTTCAGAAGGAAAAGAACCATTAAAAGTACGCGATGTACTTGAAATGATGATTAAAGCTCATGAAATCCAAGGTGTACTTGCATTAGAAAATAGTTTAAACCGCGTTGGTCTTGACCATGTATTATATGTAAAAGTAGCGACAACAGCAGTTGTTACAAAAATGCTTGGTGGCACGCGTGAAGAAATCTTTAACGCATTGTCTCATGCATGGATTGATAACTCTAGTCTTCGTACATATCGTCATGCCCCAAATACAGGTTCACGTAAATCATGGGCAGCTGGGGATGCAACAAGCCGTGGTGTTTACCTTGCACTTACTGCATTAAAAGGTGAAATGGGTTATCCAACAGCATTATCTGCACCAGGATGGGGATTCCAAGATGTATTATTTAATAAGCAGGAACTAAAATTAGCAAGGCCTTTAGATTCTTATGTAATGGAAAATGTATTGTTTAAAGTATCATATCCAGCAGAATTCCATGCTCAAACAGCTGCAGAATGCGCAGTGAAATTACATCCAGAAGTGAAAGAGCGATTAGAGGAAATTGACCGTATTACAATTACAACACATGAATCGGCGGTTCGTATTATTGATAAAGAAGGTCCATTAAATAACCCAGCTGACCGCGATCATTGCTTACAATACATTACTGCAATTGGTCTATTAAAAGGCGATATCGTTGCAGATGACTATGAGGATGAAGTTGCATTTGACCCTCGTGTAGATGAATTACGAAATAAGATGGTTGTTGTAGAAAATAAACAGTATAGTTTGGATTACCTTGATCCGAACAAGCGCTCAATCGCCAACGCTGTTCAAGTTCATTTTAAAGATGGCACAGTAACAGAAAACGTAGAGTGTGAATACCCATTAGGTCACCGTTTCCGTAGAGACGAAGCGATTCCAAAGGTTGTTCAAAAGTTTTCTGCAAATATGGCTGTTCATTATTCTAATAAACAGCAAGAAAAAATTCATGAAGCTTGTTTGAATGAAGAAAAGTTAGAAAATATGAATGTAAATGAATTTGTAGATCTTTTCTTAATTTAA
- the mmgD gene encoding citrate synthase, with protein MKAEEKFSPGLDGVVAAETKISFLDTVKGEIVIQGYDLIELSKTKGYLDIVHLLLEEHLPNEDEKEKLEKKLKEEYEVPEGVFNVLKALPKETHPMDGLRTGVSALAGYDNDIENRSLEVNKSRGYKLLSKVPNIVANSYHILNNEEPIGPLQELSYSANFFYMLTGKKPTELEEKIFDRSLVLYSEHEMPNSTFTARVIASTQSDLYGALTGAVASLKGSLHGGANEAVMYMLLEAGNVEKFEELLQKKIYNKEKIMGFGHRVYMKKIDPRALMMKEALKQLCDVKGDYTLYEMCEAGEKIMEKEKGIYPNLDYYAAPVYWMLGIPIQLYTPIFFSSRTVGLCAHVIEQHTNNRLFRPRVNYIGERHVLSK; from the coding sequence ATGAAAGCTGAAGAAAAATTTTCCCCGGGATTAGATGGTGTAGTCGCAGCGGAGACGAAAATTTCGTTTCTCGATACGGTAAAAGGTGAAATTGTTATTCAAGGATATGACTTAATTGAACTATCAAAGACAAAAGGTTATTTAGACATTGTGCACCTTTTATTAGAAGAACATCTACCAAATGAGGATGAAAAGGAAAAACTTGAAAAGAAATTGAAGGAAGAATATGAAGTACCAGAAGGTGTATTCAATGTTTTAAAAGCATTGCCAAAAGAAACACACCCGATGGATGGGTTACGTACAGGTGTATCAGCATTAGCTGGTTATGATAACGATATTGAAAACCGTTCGCTAGAAGTGAACAAAAGTCGTGGTTATAAATTGTTAAGCAAAGTGCCAAATATTGTTGCGAACAGTTATCATATTTTAAACAATGAAGAGCCAATCGGGCCGCTTCAGGAGTTATCGTATAGTGCGAATTTCTTCTATATGTTAACTGGTAAAAAACCGACTGAGCTTGAAGAGAAAATCTTCGACCGCTCTTTAGTTTTATATAGTGAACATGAAATGCCAAACTCTACATTCACAGCTCGCGTTATCGCATCTACGCAATCAGACTTATATGGTGCTTTAACAGGAGCAGTCGCATCCTTAAAAGGAAGCCTACATGGCGGTGCAAATGAAGCAGTTATGTACATGCTGTTAGAAGCTGGAAATGTTGAGAAATTTGAAGAGTTACTGCAAAAAAAAATATATAACAAAGAAAAAATCATGGGATTTGGACATCGCGTCTACATGAAGAAGATAGATCCAAGAGCACTCATGATGAAAGAAGCTTTAAAACAGTTATGTGATGTAAAAGGTGATTATACATTATATGAAATGTGTGAAGCTGGAGAGAAAATTATGGAGAAGGAAAAAGGAATCTATCCGAATCTAGATTATTATGCAGCTCCAGTATATTGGATGTTAGGTATTCCAATTCAACTGTACACGCCAATCTTTTTCAGTTCTAGAACAGTAGGCTTATGTGCGCATGTTATTGAACAGCATACAAACAATCGCTTGTTCCGCCCACGTGTAAATTATATCGGCGAGCGACATGTGCTTAGCAAATAA